In Clostridium sp., one DNA window encodes the following:
- the dhaL gene encoding dihydroxyacetone kinase subunit DhaL: MFVKNNDCAVIVLDLIKTIHVNRDLLSKIDGKIGDGDHGINMDKGFTICEKKLKDKTYNMSKGFSILGSTLLEDIGGSMGPLYGIFFDSLAQKSMNREKIDKIVFQDMLNTALEGVQDIGSASIGDKTLLDTLIPARNAYKKAVDDGESFYNSLEKMKAAAKKGCQSTKNMIAKVGRASRLGERSRGVLDAGATSCYLILNSIAESLQSILKNNRV, translated from the coding sequence GTGTTTGTAAAAAATAATGATTGTGCTGTAATTGTATTGGATTTAATCAAGACAATCCATGTAAATAGGGATCTTTTGAGCAAGATAGATGGGAAAATTGGTGATGGTGATCATGGAATCAATATGGACAAGGGTTTTACTATATGTGAAAAGAAGTTGAAAGATAAGACCTACAATATGTCAAAGGGGTTTTCCATTCTAGGATCAACTTTATTGGAGGACATAGGAGGTTCAATGGGACCTTTGTATGGTATTTTCTTTGACAGCTTGGCCCAAAAATCAATGAATAGAGAAAAAATTGATAAAATTGTATTTCAAGATATGTTAAATACAGCTTTGGAAGGAGTACAGGATATTGGCAGTGCTAGTATTGGAGACAAGACATTGCTGGATACTCTGATTCCGGCCAGAAATGCTTATAAGAAGGCGGTAGATGATGGTGAAAGCTTTTACAATTCTCTGGAGAAAATGAAAGCTGCGGCTAAGAAAGGATGTCAATCGACAAAAAACATGATTGCTAAAGTTGGAAGGGCAAGTAGATTGGGAGAGCGTTCAAGGGGAGTTTTAGATGCTGGTGCCACAAGTTGTTATTTGATTTTAAATTCTATAGCAGAGTCCCTGCAAAGTATTTTGAAAAATAATAGAGTTTGA
- a CDS encoding dihydroxyacetone kinase subunit DhaK, giving the protein MNSIVNERDHVVEDMLSGFIKANDDIVLPTKNSRVLKYINAPVKNKVGIVTGGGSGHKPAFIGYIGKNICDAAAVGEVFSSPTASAFLDAIRAADSGKGVACLYGNYAGDNMNVKIAVGRAKALGIEVKTVVANDDCASASKSDSKKRRGVAGEVLMWKVGGAKASMGADLDEVIETARKAIDNTRSVGIGIAPCTIPAVGHPNFEIKEGTMEVGIGHHGEPGIKVEPLKNADGIAEEMLDIIMKDLTFKAGEEVVVLLSGLGATPVMEQYIVYDKVEDILKSRGIRIYKAYVGNYFTSLDMKGVTLTIMKLDEELKECIDLPVCSVDLKQL; this is encoded by the coding sequence ATGAATAGTATTGTGAATGAACGGGATCATGTAGTTGAAGACATGCTAAGCGGTTTTATAAAGGCCAATGATGATATCGTTTTACCAACAAAAAATTCAAGAGTACTGAAATATATTAATGCTCCTGTAAAAAACAAGGTTGGAATCGTAACAGGAGGTGGTTCCGGCCATAAACCCGCATTTATAGGGTATATAGGTAAAAACATATGTGATGCGGCAGCAGTTGGCGAAGTCTTTTCATCACCTACAGCATCAGCATTTTTAGATGCTATAAGGGCAGCTGACTCAGGTAAGGGTGTTGCTTGTCTTTATGGAAACTATGCAGGTGACAATATGAATGTGAAAATAGCTGTAGGTAGAGCTAAGGCACTTGGAATTGAAGTTAAAACAGTGGTTGCAAATGATGACTGTGCCTCTGCCTCGAAAAGCGATTCTAAAAAACGCAGGGGAGTTGCTGGTGAAGTATTGATGTGGAAAGTGGGAGGTGCAAAAGCTTCTATGGGTGCAGATCTGGATGAAGTAATAGAAACAGCACGAAAAGCAATTGATAATACTCGTTCAGTAGGAATTGGAATAGCTCCGTGTACAATACCGGCTGTCGGACATCCAAATTTTGAAATAAAAGAAGGGACTATGGAAGTGGGAATAGGGCATCATGGGGAGCCTGGTATTAAAGTGGAGCCATTAAAGAATGCTGATGGAATAGCAGAGGAAATGCTCGATATTATTATGAAGGATTTGACTTTCAAGGCTGGTGAGGAGGTGGTTGTTCTATTGTCCGGACTTGGAGCCACACCTGTTATGGAACAATATATAGTGTATGACAAAGTTGAAGATATACTAAAGAGCAGGGGAATAAGGATATATAAAGCCTATGTTGGGAATTATTTTACATCGCTTGACATGAAGGGAGTGACATTGACCATTATGAAGTTGGATGAAGAATTGAAGGAATGCATTGATTTACCAGTCTGCTCTGTTGATTTGAAACAGTTATGA
- the rpiB gene encoding ribose 5-phosphate isomerase B: MKIALGCDEAAYKLKVEIKNHINKMDEINLIDVGCDQDEVVLYPDIALNVARLVSESRVDRGILLCGTGIGMSISANKVPGIRAAVCHDPYSAERSRKSNNAQILCMGARVIGVELAKCIVDIWLNCEFDGGHSISKVNRISEIERKFFLEKSGGRNE; the protein is encoded by the coding sequence ATGAAAATAGCACTAGGCTGTGATGAAGCTGCATACAAATTGAAGGTGGAAATAAAAAATCATATAAATAAAATGGATGAAATCAATTTAATTGATGTTGGCTGCGATCAGGATGAAGTTGTCCTTTATCCTGATATAGCATTAAATGTTGCAAGACTTGTTTCAGAAAGTAGGGTGGACAGGGGAATTTTGTTATGTGGAACCGGAATTGGCATGTCAATAAGTGCCAATAAAGTTCCAGGTATACGTGCAGCTGTGTGTCATGATCCATATTCGGCAGAGCGTTCTAGAAAAAGCAATAATGCCCAGATTCTATGTATGGGTGCACGTGTTATAGGAGTAGAACTGGCTAAATGTATTGTAGATATATGGTTGAATTGTGAATTCGATGGTGGACATTCTATATCAAAAGTCAATCGAATTTCTGAAATCGAAAGAAAGTTTTTCCTTGAAAAGAGTGGTGGTAGAAATGAATAG
- a CDS encoding sugar phosphate isomerase/epimerase family protein, translating into MYFKFGVDTFIWTENFCKNDLWIISKAKELGFEVIDFAISDPYSFPTELVKKELSRVEIDCVCTTTLTRETNPISPDPAVRQVAIKTMKKAIDICNELDAPILGGVNYAAWGYTTGSPRTNEEWNWGVDCMRKAAEYAKETGSVTICVECVNRFETHFLNIAEDAVEFCKDVGTENVKVHLDCFHMIREEKSFSGVVKTCGREYLGYVHVNENDRGIPGTGLVPFKEFFSALDQVGYDGPLVIESFDPNFKQLNANCAIWRKFAETGEELAVKGLANLKQIASHM; encoded by the coding sequence ATGTATTTTAAGTTTGGAGTTGACACATTCATTTGGACAGAGAATTTCTGTAAAAATGACCTATGGATAATTAGTAAAGCCAAGGAATTAGGTTTTGAAGTAATTGATTTTGCAATTTCAGATCCGTATAGTTTTCCAACAGAACTTGTAAAAAAAGAACTTTCGAGGGTTGAAATCGACTGTGTGTGTACTACAACGCTTACACGTGAGACAAACCCTATTTCACCTGACCCGGCTGTAAGGCAGGTTGCAATAAAAACTATGAAAAAAGCAATTGATATTTGCAATGAACTTGATGCTCCTATTCTAGGCGGCGTAAATTATGCGGCTTGGGGATACACCACCGGCAGTCCAAGGACAAATGAGGAGTGGAATTGGGGTGTGGATTGTATGAGGAAGGCTGCGGAATATGCGAAGGAAACCGGTTCAGTAACAATCTGTGTCGAATGTGTGAATCGTTTTGAGACCCATTTTTTAAATATAGCTGAAGATGCAGTTGAATTTTGCAAGGATGTAGGAACTGAAAATGTTAAAGTACATTTGGATTGCTTCCATATGATTAGGGAAGAAAAAAGTTTTTCTGGTGTAGTAAAAACTTGCGGGAGAGAATACCTGGGATATGTTCATGTTAATGAGAATGACAGAGGAATACCCGGAACGGGGCTTGTCCCTTTCAAAGAGTTTTTTTCTGCACTTGATCAGGTAGGATATGACGGACCATTGGTTATTGAATCCTTTGATCCAAACTTTAAACAATTGAATGCAAATTGTGCGATTTGGAGAAAATTTGCGGAAACGGGTGAGGAGCTGGCTGTCAAGGGTCTTGCGAATTTAAAGCAGATTGCTTCGCACATGTAA
- a CDS encoding PTS fructose transporter subunit IIC: MLAELKKHAMTAISFLIPVVVAAGFLLAIGSIGGGITITDFSKNFHLFDAFSTMGSLGLGLLPVVISAGISFSIADKPGIAPGVIIGLVSKAIGAGFFGGFIGGYIAGYVTKFVVKKLKVPYWAEGLKPMLIIPLISSAICGLLMFFVIGIPVRSGTIILENYLENLSGSSKFIYGMVIGVLSAVDYGGAINKVVYAFVLGLLSQGVKEPVTVLMIASMVTPFGMTMAYFIQKIFRKNIYKREEVENLKVAFPMGICMITEGCLPIVMNDVVRCVIATGVGGAIGGGFSMLWGADSAVPHGGLFAIVTMHHPLAFLLSLFIGSLATAIVLVIFKRPVDINSSDPEGDTEEADISDSSIKIS, from the coding sequence ATGTTGGCAGAATTAAAAAAGCATGCCATGACTGCTATTTCATTTCTAATTCCGGTTGTTGTTGCTGCGGGTTTCTTACTGGCTATTGGCAGTATTGGCGGGGGTATAACAATTACTGATTTTTCGAAAAATTTTCACTTGTTTGACGCATTTAGCACCATGGGTAGTCTGGGCTTGGGATTATTACCTGTTGTCATATCAGCAGGGATATCATTCTCTATTGCAGATAAACCGGGAATTGCTCCTGGAGTAATTATAGGGCTGGTTTCTAAAGCTATTGGAGCAGGTTTCTTTGGTGGTTTTATTGGTGGATATATAGCCGGGTATGTTACTAAATTTGTAGTTAAAAAGTTAAAGGTACCGTATTGGGCTGAAGGATTGAAACCCATGCTTATCATACCATTGATTTCATCTGCAATTTGTGGACTTTTAATGTTCTTTGTCATTGGTATTCCAGTTAGGTCCGGTACTATTATACTGGAAAATTATCTGGAAAATCTAAGTGGTTCCTCCAAGTTTATCTATGGAATGGTTATTGGAGTGCTTTCAGCGGTGGATTATGGTGGAGCTATAAACAAAGTTGTATATGCCTTTGTACTAGGATTATTGTCCCAGGGGGTTAAGGAACCTGTTACAGTACTTATGATAGCATCTATGGTTACTCCATTCGGAATGACTATGGCCTATTTTATACAGAAGATATTCAGAAAAAATATTTATAAGAGAGAAGAAGTCGAAAATTTAAAAGTGGCCTTTCCAATGGGTATTTGTATGATAACAGAAGGATGTTTGCCCATTGTCATGAATGATGTTGTACGCTGTGTAATTGCAACAGGAGTAGGTGGTGCTATAGGTGGAGGATTCAGTATGCTGTGGGGAGCTGATTCTGCTGTTCCACATGGAGGGCTGTTTGCTATTGTTACCATGCACCATCCATTGGCATTTCTTCTTTCACTATTCATAGGTTCTCTAGCTACTGCAATTGTTCTTGTTATCTTTAAAAGGCCTGTCGATATAAATTCAAGTGACCCTGAAGGTGATACTGAAGAGGCAGATATATCTGACAGCAGTATCAAGATTTCATAA
- a CDS encoding PTS fructose transporter subunit IIB encodes MKIVGITACAAGIAHTYIAKEKLIKAAQSAGHEIHVETQGTIGTENKLDENDIKSADVVIIAADIQVSGIERFDGKRKVEVSTDTVIRSPKKFIKKVESIINK; translated from the coding sequence ATGAAAATTGTAGGAATTACTGCCTGTGCAGCAGGTATTGCCCATACTTACATTGCCAAGGAAAAGTTAATTAAGGCTGCCCAAAGTGCAGGTCATGAAATTCATGTTGAAACTCAGGGAACTATTGGTACGGAGAATAAATTGGATGAAAACGATATTAAAAGTGCAGATGTTGTGATAATTGCAGCAGATATTCAGGTAAGCGGTATAGAAAGATTTGATGGCAAGAGGAAAGTGGAGGTATCGACGGATACTGTAATAAGATCTCCAAAAAAATTTATCAAGAAAGTGGAAAGTATTATCAATAAATAA
- a CDS encoding PTS sugar transporter subunit IIA has translation MDLSEILDDRIICVNMSAQNKEEAITFLSNKLKDSNYIDDVESFKKDIYYRESLGITGIGNYIAIPHGKSDSVKKIGIAIGKLKDEIKWETLDNKGVKVIFLFAVCNNNDYAKKHLMLLSELASKLGDDERVSKVLKANSIDDIKKAFF, from the coding sequence ATGGATTTGAGTGAGATATTAGATGACAGGATCATTTGCGTAAATATGTCAGCACAAAACAAGGAAGAGGCAATAACTTTCTTATCTAATAAATTGAAAGATTCAAATTATATTGACGATGTAGAGTCTTTCAAAAAGGATATATACTATAGAGAGTCATTGGGAATAACCGGTATTGGAAATTATATTGCCATCCCACATGGTAAAAGTGATTCTGTCAAAAAAATAGGCATAGCAATTGGAAAATTAAAAGACGAGATTAAGTGGGAAACATTGGATAATAAAGGCGTTAAGGTAATATTTTTGTTTGCTGTTTGCAACAACAATGATTATGCAAAAAAGCATTTGATGCTACTATCGGAGCTGGCTTCAAAACTTGGAGATGATGAGAGAGTCAGTAAAGTTTTAAAAGCTAATTCAATTGATGATATCAAGAAGGCATTTTTTTAG
- a CDS encoding ketose-bisphosphate aldolase, producing the protein MKEILDVAKKYKFAVPAFNAGSGQLLTAVMESAEEKKAPFIMAIHPDELSFLRDSFVSQIIYECNHTKLPIVLHLDHGANFKQVIHAIQLGFTSVMIDSSRLPFDENVRITQKVVEAAHSVGVSVEAELGTIGDTGNSIEGGVTKVIYTDPEKAREFVNKTNVDSLAVAIGTAHGIYPKDLKPELRLDILQEIKKLVDIPLVLHGGSSNPDDEIARSVELGICKINISSDIKIAFAKKLKEIIMEKDISEIREPNIMFPECIKACRKVVEQKIDLFNDADKTKYFKISY; encoded by the coding sequence ATGAAGGAAATATTAGATGTCGCGAAAAAATATAAATTTGCTGTTCCTGCATTTAATGCGGGTTCAGGACAATTATTGACTGCTGTTATGGAAAGTGCCGAAGAAAAAAAAGCTCCATTTATCATGGCTATTCATCCAGATGAGCTATCTTTCTTAAGGGACAGTTTTGTATCACAAATTATTTATGAGTGTAATCATACTAAACTTCCAATTGTACTGCATCTGGATCATGGTGCAAATTTTAAACAGGTAATTCATGCAATTCAACTAGGATTTACTTCAGTTATGATTGATAGTTCAAGACTGCCCTTTGATGAAAATGTAAGAATCACTCAAAAAGTTGTAGAAGCGGCACATTCAGTTGGAGTTTCTGTGGAGGCTGAACTAGGCACAATAGGAGACACTGGAAATAGTATAGAGGGAGGGGTCACAAAAGTTATATATACAGATCCTGAAAAGGCAAGAGAGTTTGTAAACAAGACCAATGTCGATTCTCTGGCAGTTGCTATTGGTACAGCCCATGGTATTTATCCTAAGGATTTGAAACCAGAACTTAGGTTGGATATTCTACAGGAGATAAAAAAGCTAGTTGATATTCCACTTGTTCTTCATGGTGGATCTAGCAATCCTGATGATGAAATTGCAAGATCAGTTGAACTTGGTATATGTAAAATTAACATTTCAAGTGACATTAAAATAGCATTTGCTAAAAAGTTAAAAGAAATTATAATGGAAAAAGATATAAGTGAAATAAGAGAACCTAATATTATGTTTCCCGAGTGCATAAAGGCATGTCGAAAAGTAGTTGAGCAAAAAATTGATCTGTTCAATGATGCCGATAAAACAAAGTACTTTAAAATTTCTTATTGA
- a CDS encoding D-lyxose/D-mannose family sugar isomerase has product MTEQEIVNRRKSAVKWFEGAKIALTEEEKNQIEIADFGLGKIDEVGSQILVYVNTSRYCGKEMLMFPGQIFPEHKHPTRKDGSIGKQETFRCRSGIVYVYVPGEETLSPAVKPPKGDEKYYTSRHEIVLRPGQEYTMVPGTPHWFAGGPDGAIVSEFSSNSDDASDLYSDPRLVSHFSTK; this is encoded by the coding sequence ATGACTGAACAGGAAATAGTAAATCGAAGGAAAAGTGCTGTTAAATGGTTTGAAGGTGCTAAAATTGCTTTAACTGAAGAAGAAAAGAATCAGATTGAAATTGCAGATTTTGGACTGGGAAAGATTGATGAAGTCGGTTCGCAGATTTTAGTGTATGTTAATACATCCAGGTATTGTGGAAAAGAAATGCTGATGTTTCCGGGGCAGATTTTCCCTGAACACAAGCATCCTACTAGAAAGGATGGAAGTATTGGAAAACAGGAAACGTTCAGATGCAGAAGTGGTATAGTATATGTTTATGTTCCGGGAGAGGAGACGCTTAGCCCTGCTGTAAAACCTCCGAAAGGAGATGAAAAGTACTATACATCAAGGCATGAAATTGTATTAAGACCTGGTCAAGAGTACACGATGGTTCCTGGTACACCGCATTGGTTCGCAGGTGGACCTGATGGCGCAATAGTATCTGAATTTTCTTCCAATAGTGATGATGCTTCAGATTTGTATAGTGACCCACGACTTGTTAGCCATTTTTCTACTAAATAA
- a CDS encoding BglG family transcription antiterminator, giving the protein MNSLNNRQIEFIKLLLSESEYKTISYFSGLLKISCKTLQKDLKIIEKYLGSFNIVLSRKRGIGIKIINSKAARWLLFNNLQLQRIKCKKVTANERRLEIIRDMLLNSNTVTSIQKLSDMYYVSKTSIVADISYIEEWLMRFNLVLKKSVKGTKLSGDEVNIRKALSMLMIEYSKLNYREHNIFQNITSRIDQSTFNALLELFDNDKIIYVNECLMKLEKKYSCSINDPYYINLLTHILISLTRGLAGKQINNDFIEDECSFKNEVSYKIAMNMVTKMNRDFGINLGEAEVYYLYEYFSSCGLIKNTEDNSSMILDELNCRARIFTRKITTFIEKIMGINISNDKKIMRNVFLHVRPMLNRLRNDIQITNPLLEDIEKEYPETLAICKAATLLTFHDLNRDFIPIDEIGYLAVYYQTAIERLPVKKRAVVVCQSGFGTSQLLMTRIKKTFPQWEISDVISAYDLGRYNLNRVDLVISTVPVNVKKPYIIVSAFLSDEDILNISNILECNPKPTNFKNVEAGIYYINKYVFKENVYFNRQDSEVLRIMNKKCNHDIKLNDISFSERIKIKLAFTNNLNLAINFKSILDSKEQIVFYIMMDDTSMITEIISAIYYFYKAHYTIKEIVVSMNKYRDGINCIEVDDEIDKFEINDVRKVLKKETIKFEMNARTKAAAIAELSLLLKDCGIVTDLKEFLNDINKREALGITGIGSGIAIPHVKSRFVNKTVVAIGKSRYPIQWESLDNKPVYFIILFVVKEDSEISENDKLISKIATMLGDDEVCKSLLLAEKPEDIYKIFSK; this is encoded by the coding sequence TTGAACAGTCTAAACAATCGTCAAATAGAATTTATAAAACTGTTATTGTCAGAAAGTGAATATAAAACGATTAGTTATTTTTCTGGTCTTTTAAAGATCTCCTGTAAAACTTTACAGAAGGATTTAAAAATAATAGAAAAGTATTTAGGCAGTTTTAATATAGTACTTTCCAGAAAAAGGGGCATAGGAATCAAGATTATAAATTCTAAAGCGGCGAGATGGCTTTTGTTCAATAATCTCCAACTACAGCGTATAAAGTGCAAAAAAGTTACGGCTAATGAACGCAGACTTGAAATAATACGGGACATGCTGCTTAATTCAAATACTGTTACATCTATACAGAAACTTTCTGATATGTACTATGTAAGTAAAACAAGTATAGTGGCTGATATAAGCTATATTGAGGAATGGTTGATGAGATTTAACTTAGTGCTGAAAAAGAGCGTTAAAGGAACCAAGTTGAGTGGAGACGAAGTTAACATAAGAAAGGCACTGTCAATGCTTATGATTGAGTATTCCAAATTAAATTACAGAGAGCATAATATATTTCAGAATATAACATCGAGAATAGATCAATCTACGTTTAATGCTCTACTGGAACTTTTTGATAATGATAAAATTATTTATGTTAATGAATGTCTTATGAAACTGGAAAAAAAGTATAGCTGTTCTATCAATGATCCTTACTATATCAATCTTTTGACGCATATTCTTATTTCATTGACCAGAGGATTAGCTGGAAAGCAGATCAATAATGATTTTATAGAGGATGAATGCAGCTTTAAGAATGAAGTCTCTTATAAAATTGCAATGAATATGGTCACAAAAATGAACAGGGATTTTGGAATTAATTTAGGTGAGGCAGAGGTGTACTATTTATATGAATATTTTTCTTCTTGTGGATTAATAAAAAATACAGAAGATAATTCAAGTATGATTTTAGACGAATTAAACTGTAGAGCCAGGATCTTTACTAGAAAGATTACTACATTTATAGAAAAAATTATGGGTATTAATATTTCTAATGATAAAAAAATTATGAGAAATGTTTTCCTGCATGTACGTCCCATGTTAAATCGGTTGAGGAATGATATTCAAATAACGAATCCATTATTAGAAGATATAGAAAAGGAATACCCTGAGACATTGGCAATTTGTAAAGCAGCTACTTTATTGACTTTTCATGATTTGAACCGAGATTTCATACCAATTGATGAAATAGGTTACTTAGCGGTTTATTATCAAACGGCAATAGAACGTCTGCCTGTGAAAAAAAGAGCCGTTGTAGTATGTCAGAGTGGATTTGGAACATCACAATTATTAATGACTAGAATAAAGAAAACGTTTCCTCAATGGGAAATCAGTGATGTGATTTCTGCATATGATCTTGGTCGATATAATTTGAACAGAGTTGATCTTGTAATTTCAACAGTGCCTGTAAATGTAAAGAAGCCATATATAATAGTATCTGCATTTTTAAGTGATGAAGACATTCTAAATATTTCTAATATACTGGAGTGTAATCCCAAGCCGACAAATTTTAAAAATGTGGAAGCAGGAATATATTATATCAATAAGTATGTCTTTAAAGAAAACGTTTATTTCAATAGACAGGATTCCGAAGTACTTAGAATTATGAATAAAAAGTGTAATCATGATATCAAACTTAATGATATATCTTTTAGTGAAAGAATAAAAATAAAGTTAGCATTCACCAACAATTTAAATCTGGCTATAAACTTTAAAAGTATTTTGGATTCAAAGGAACAGATAGTTTTTTATATAATGATGGATGATACAAGTATGATAACTGAAATAATATCAGCAATATATTATTTTTACAAAGCCCATTATACTATCAAGGAAATTGTAGTATCTATGAATAAGTATAGGGATGGGATTAATTGTATTGAAGTTGATGATGAAATAGATAAATTTGAAATAAACGATGTTCGAAAAGTGCTTAAGAAGGAGACAATTAAATTTGAAATGAATGCCAGAACCAAGGCAGCAGCTATAGCTGAATTGTCATTATTGTTGAAAGATTGTGGAATTGTAACAGATTTAAAAGAGTTTTTAAATGATATAAATAAGAGAGAGGCTTTGGGAATTACCGGTATTGGAAGTGGAATTGCAATACCGCATGTAAAATCAAGATTTGTAAATAAAACGGTTGTAGCTATAGGCAAAAGTAGATATCCAATACAATGGGAAAGCTTGGATAATAAGCCGGTGTATTTTATTATATTGTTTGTAGTAAAGGAAGATAGTGAAATTAGTGAAAATGATAAATTGATTTCTAAAATAGCAACAATGCTAGGAGATGATGAGGTGTGTAAAAGTTTATTACTGGCTGAAAAGCCAGAGGATATATATAAAATATTTTCAAAATAA
- the atzF gene encoding allophanate hydrolase yields the protein MINSKLTISYLKEGYKSGAFTPEDICREIVRRASETADMNIWIVPPSMEFIQKYLEHLKTLDKEKARLWGIPFSIKDNIDVEGICTTAGCKNFAYMPKEDATVVRLLVEEGAVPVGKTNLDQFATGLVGTRSLFGETHNSLEPELISGGSSSGSAVSVALGQAAFALGTDTAGSGRVPAALNNLVGLKPSLGAWSTNGVVPACASLDCVAVFTHNLEDARLVNETVWSYDENCPWSKNLDSIKEKLPQKICMPDRELIFYGDYAEQYRCGWEMFVETVKKMDIPVEYIDYSIFAEAASILYDGPWIAERWAALGEFITQNDGADMVPVTESILKSGKKENLKADSVFKAMHRLAEIKCKVRKILKDGILILPTCGGTYTRKQVDSDPVKTNSNMGLYTNHCNLLELSALAFQIGFVEEKIPFGVTSFALSGEDGINLGFAKIWQFMHLKDKMIPLAVCGLHMRGLSLENQLIDLNAKFKEERETSPDYRLIKLPTNPSKPGLIRVQNNGKRIKLEIWNIPRTQLGKFLEMIPEPLGIGKVELDDGTRVLGFICEGYMQTKGEDISKFKSWRNII from the coding sequence GTGATAAATAGTAAATTGACAATTTCATATCTTAAAGAAGGTTATAAGTCGGGTGCTTTTACTCCGGAGGACATATGCCGTGAGATAGTAAGAAGGGCGAGTGAAACAGCCGATATGAATATTTGGATTGTTCCTCCCTCCATGGAATTTATTCAGAAATATTTAGAGCACCTAAAAACTTTGGATAAAGAAAAAGCCCGACTTTGGGGTATTCCATTTTCCATTAAAGACAATATTGATGTAGAAGGAATCTGCACTACGGCAGGATGCAAGAATTTTGCATATATGCCGAAAGAGGATGCAACAGTAGTAAGGCTTTTAGTAGAAGAAGGAGCTGTTCCTGTCGGGAAAACTAATTTGGATCAGTTTGCTACCGGACTTGTAGGAACGAGAAGCTTATTTGGAGAAACTCACAATTCCCTTGAGCCTGAATTGATTAGCGGTGGTTCCAGTTCGGGTTCGGCAGTTAGTGTAGCCTTGGGACAGGCAGCTTTTGCGCTGGGTACAGATACAGCAGGTTCAGGAAGGGTTCCGGCAGCATTGAATAATTTAGTGGGGCTCAAGCCAAGTCTGGGTGCATGGTCTACAAATGGAGTTGTTCCAGCTTGTGCTTCACTGGATTGTGTTGCAGTTTTTACTCATAATCTGGAAGATGCCAGGCTGGTAAATGAAACAGTATGGAGTTATGATGAAAATTGTCCCTGGTCAAAGAATCTTGACTCGATAAAAGAAAAACTGCCTCAAAAAATATGCATGCCTGACAGGGAACTGATATTTTATGGCGATTATGCAGAACAATACAGATGTGGATGGGAAATGTTTGTTGAAACTGTAAAGAAGATGGATATTCCCGTTGAATATATAGATTATTCCATATTTGCCGAAGCGGCATCCATATTGTATGATGGTCCGTGGATTGCTGAAAGATGGGCAGCTCTTGGAGAATTCATCACCCAAAATGACGGAGCGGACATGGTTCCCGTTACGGAAAGCATTTTAAAAAGCGGAAAGAAGGAAAATTTAAAAGCTGATTCTGTATTTAAGGCAATGCACCGTCTGGCAGAAATAAAATGTAAGGTGAGAAAAATATTGAAAGATGGTATTTTGATATTGCCGACCTGCGGAGGCACTTATACAAGGAAACAGGTTGACTCAGATCCGGTTAAAACCAACAGCAATATGGGACTCTATACAAATCACTGTAATTTGCTTGAACTTTCAGCTTTGGCATTTCAAATAGGGTTTGTTGAAGAGAAAATTCCTTTTGGTGTTACGAGTTTTGCATTAAGTGGAGAGGATGGAATTAATCTGGGCTTTGCAAAAATATGGCAGTTTATGCATTTGAAAGACAAAATGATACCTTTGGCTGTCTGCGGTTTGCATATGAGAGGTCTTAGCCTGGAAAACCAGTTGATTGATCTGAATGCAAAATTTAAAGAGGAAAGAGAAACCTCGCCTGATTATAGATTGATAAAACTTCCAACTAATCCTTCCAAACCTGGCTTGATAAGGGTGCAAAATAATGGAAAAAGAATTAAACTGGAAATATGGAATATTCCTAGAACACAATTGGGCAAATTTTTAGAGATGATTCCGGAGCCATTAGGCATAGGGAAAGTTGAACTTGATGATGGAACAAGGGTATTAGGCTTTATTTGTGAAGGTTATATGCAGACAAAAGGTGAAGATATTTCAAAATTTAAAAGCTGGAGGAATATTATTTAG